The stretch of DNA TGCTGGTAGGGAAAGTGAGAAGACGAGAGAATTATCTTGTGGGATAGTTGAGCAACTTGAGTTCGAGATCGACAGGTGGGAAGTGGCAGAGGATCATAGGGGCCTAGCAATTCCGTTGAACCACTCAGGTTTGATGCTCTCTGCTTGTTATTGGAGGATGGGGCACTATGTTTTCCTAAGGAAGCAGCATCCCGGCGCTATCGGTAAACTTGAGTAGGAGATAAGGGTAAATTCCGAGGACGAACACCCCGAGAGTAGATACCGCAAGGGTGATCTGCAAGGCGCCCGAAGAAGGCACCTCTTCTTCAGATTTTGTCTCGCCCAGGAACATCACCCTGATCACTTTGAAGTAGTAAAAGGCGGCAACCACCGAGTTCACCACGGCCAAGATCACCAGCCACAGCATACTGGCATCTATCGCCGCTTTGAAGACGACCAGTTTGGCGATGAAACCGGCTGTGGGCGGCATTCCGGTGAGCGAGACCAAACAGATTCCCAGCACCAACGTCAACAGGGGAGATCGCTTGATCAGACCGGAGAAGTCGCCGATTTCGTCGCTGTTGATCTTGTTGCTGACGGCAATGATCGCAATAAAGGCCCCCAGATTGGCCAGCGCATAAACGGCAAGGTAAAAGAGGATTCCGCTCTGGCCTTCCCCGTACGGCGTAAGCGATACGCTATCGTTGGTAGAATATGCCGCAGCCAATCCCATCATGAGATATCCGGCTTGAGCCACTCCTGAATAGGCCAGCAACCGCTTGATGTTCGTCTGCTGGATGGCGATCACGTTTCCGACGGTCATGGTGATGGCGGCCAGAACAGCGAAGAGCACGCTCCAATCGTCGCGCAGCCACTCGGGAGATCCGAAGCCGGTGAAGAAAATGCGCATGATCACAGCAAATCCGGCAGCCTTGCTGGCGACGGAAAGATAAGCGGTAATCGGCGTTGGCGCGCCTTCGTAGACATCAG from Dehalococcoidia bacterium encodes:
- a CDS encoding NADH-quinone oxidoreductase subunit N, producing the protein DVYEGAPTPITAYLSVASKAAGFAVIMRIFFTGFGSPEWLRDDWSVLFAVLAAITMTVGNVIAIQQTNIKRLLAYSGVAQAGYLMMGLAAAYSTNDSVSLTPYGEGQSGILFYLAVYALANLGAFIAIIAVSNKINSDEIGDFSGLIKRSPLLTLVLGICLVSLTGMPPTAGFIAKLVVFKAAIDASMLWLVILAVVNSVVAAFYYFKVIRVMFLGETKSEEEVPSSGALQITLAVSTLGVFVLGIYPYLLLKFTDSAGMLLP